Part of the Impatiens glandulifera chromosome 8, dImpGla2.1, whole genome shotgun sequence genome is shown below.
TCAACCGAAACTCAAAGTGCAAGTCGAGAAAATTGTGTTGATGGATCCGAGAGATAAACCTAACTTAATCCTTCACTATAGCACATATCATTCGGTAGATCTACTTGTCATCGGGCAAAGGAGAGGTCTATCTAATGCTATATTAGGGTAAGCTTAATTAAAACTTTCAAATTAGAACACTcctatatattgaaaaaaaatattgttttttttttttcaggcaAAGAAAAAATGGATCATTCAGAGGGACAGGAGGAATAGACACAGCagaatatttaattgaaaatagcAGATGCAATTGTGTTGCAGTTCAAAGGAAAGGCCAGAATGGCTTTATTCTCAACACAAAAACCCATAGAAATTTTTGGCTCTTGGCATAAATAGATTATTAAGTTGAGGAGTTATTTTGTAAATACTTGTGGAAGTCAAGGGCTTATGCTGAAATGGAGATGAGACTAGTCAAATTTGCTTCATTTTActaattgtttttcttatattttcaattctttgatattgaaaagaaaaatagattAATAAGCAAGTGTGGTTTTTGCCCAACCATTTACAAGATGAAATTAACTTTGATTAGTTGTTGGTTGTCTTTTATATATGCATATAAGagtgttattatttattaatattaatagagTTATCACAAAAATTTTAGAATCTCCAATCATAAAAACCCCATGTGTTTCCTTTcacaaattctaaaatttttaaaaaataatatttattgatttgtCCCTTCCCTGTAAACACGAAACATATAAAATAGAATCGAGAAAGAATCCCAAATTCATAAAACATGTTAACCTTCTCTCTTTTTTGAGTCCTAATCAATTGAAAAACTCCATATCCAAATAGTTTTAGGatagttaaaatgttaatagTGGAAATAAATctcgaatttattttttactttaaaaacaccataagcaaaaaaaaataataattgcaAGTCTAAAGAAATGATCGGCCACACCGAATCGACTAACTTTTCGCTTAACAAAGAGTCGTGATAAGGTAAAAACATTCtcaataaacttgaaaataaaattgatcaaaaatcattaataagtTTGTCAAAGTGATTTTTCTTGTCTTTGAATTCCTCACATTTATAGAGTCCATCTCAATTAGAAAAGTTATTTCTATAACGAAACCACTTATAGCGATAACAACAAGAAGTCGATACCAGCATCTCTGATGTCTTGGGTCTGAGCCCGTCAGACGATAAGTTCTGTGTCtgattaaatagttaagtgtaTTAACGGATTATGCACTTAAGCCGCAGAGATTAATCGCACTCCAATAGAGAAGCGGACCCAACcttctcaaaataaataaataaaaactaagttTTGAGTTAACAATCCAACTTAAAATGACTTCGCCCATTTCACAAATATCGGGGAACTGGCCTCATACATGATTATGTATTCACAATTTCATTAATGgtatttcttatgtatttttGCCTAACTAATCTTGTAACAAATTTAATCagattattattacttttttttagagGAATGACTCAGCGAAAGGGACAACGAAAATAAGACCACGAATCTGACGTGGCCTGCCTCGTTGCCCCACGTCCCGAAACACTCATTTCgagatcaatttttttttgtcccCAAATGATCGTTTCAAgacattttcatttttctatcTTCTACTCATGTgcgtttcgggaccagaaataagaatttcaaaacatttttaaaatttctctttcctaCTAACGTAAAATTCCATGTTAATTCGTGGACTTACTTCCTctcatattttaattgatttaactaagtttatcatttttcttttttctaaccATTAAAAAGGCATGTAATTAGTGAAAACCTAAATATAGTAAGCAACCCGAATAATGAATCCGACCCGAATAAAATAACAGGCTTTAGATTAAACCCAATTCAAGGCCCAATAAAAGCAAATGAAACCCTCgcgatttcttcttcttcttcccgttCTTACCTCTTTCCTTCTTCCTTTCCCTCTCCAATGGCGTCTCAGGGCGGGAAGAAACGACTCTCAATCAGCAGATCCAGCAGTAGCGATAGCGAAGGCGGAATCCTTTCTAGGGTTTCAAGCGCTGTTTCCCAATCTCCAATTGTCTACCGTGGAAAGCAAGCAGCTTCGGACGCCGGTTACGTCGCCAAGCGTCTCCTAATGAGCACCGGAAAAGCTGCGTGGATCGCCGGAACGACCTTCCTTATCTTGATCGTGCCTCTCATTATCGAGATGGACCGCGAACAGCAGCTCAACGAACTCGATTTGCAACAGGCCAGTCTCCTTGGTACTCCAGGTCCACCAAAGTGATTACTTTTATTCAAATGCAGATTGGGTTCTTTCAATTTGAGGTATGAGGCCTGTCACCCATGTGATtcttggtttagggtttatgataTATGTTAATGAAAAGTAATACTATTGAGGGCTTGCGTTGAGGTTTGTTGTTTTCATTTTCTGAAATAAGGATAATATGTTGTTAGTGCAGGTTTTTACTTTGCCTAAAATGTATTCGAATTTCTTAGTTTCTTTAATTGCTGAATTTGTTTTCCCTTTACAATATATGAATAGTAAGTTGCATTGCTGACTATTGATTGATCTTCATGCTATAACAAACAAAAAGTCTGTAATTGGGCAATGATTTTTTCTTGTTTATCTGATGAAGTTTTTGAAATTGAGAATAGATCCTGTTTCTTCTTAGTTGTTTTGTTTCAATTGTATGTTAATGGTGGGTGAATCATCATCCTTTTTTGAGAAATTTGTGTGAAAGATTGTTTCTAAATGATTTTATTGAGTGTAAAACCATAGGGGTATTGTTtctttttcaccttctaattaGGGCTTTCCCTGAAAATGTTGAATCTGGTTGCAATTTCATGAACTGTTATCATCTGATGTTATTTCCTTGTGCTATGCTTGACTGATCTTGAAATTGAGTTCATCTTCAAGAATGTAAACAACTAGAAAGACTTTTCAGTAAAGAAACTCCTCTTTTCAATAGTATGCAAAGAAAATACCCGAGAAAAAATAGTCGTATGAGAAATCAGAGAACTCAAACTTCCTTCGAGTCATCTTTTGATTGTTTTCACCAAATTTTAATTCAACTATAGCTCTATGACTGTTTGATTCTGCTAGTCAAGTACAGTTTAGAAGTTATTGTGTGATTATGTCATGATCATTGGACAAGATCTATTTATTCTGATAGAAGTTTATTTTGCTTTCTCAATTTGCATGAACTTTTTAAAATGAATCAAATTACTACCCTTAAGTTTTTGTTATGTTCTTAAGTTATCTGTACacaaatttaataactttaTGAAGCAAAATGAGCTCACAGCATTAGTCGTGGCTTGGTATCTTTAACTTTTGTATACATTCGATACATGTGACATGTAACAGGCATGTCAAGTCACATGTATTGTTCCAATATTTTTCTTATCCATATCCAGCCGATGCTTATGCACATGAATTATGCATCAGAAAGGAAAGACAGACTTAGACAGTGTGTTGAATGGTGCAAGAATATTGCATGAAAGTTGACTCAACTCAGTTGAGAAAATGGGCATATATGTAATTCTCTTTGAAAGAGAGGACAAGGAAGAAAAGGAAAAGCAAGATGAATCTTGGAATGTAATAAAGCTTGCACTTTGATCGGCCCTCAAACACATTAAAAGACAAAAGGAATAGTTCTTAATCCCCAATGAAAAATCTCTTTCCCAAAAGCTAAGTATTATTTCCTCATTTTTGTTTGTTACATGCTTCAAGTCCTCCAccaacccaaaaaaaattacaatactaTTTTATCTATTCATGCAACTAGCAATAGCTATAAGTTTTGTGGATTTTCTCGATTATTTAGTTGCTTTGTTGGTAGAAATAGGAGATGTCGGTCTTTATGTGATAGGTGGGACTATTTTGGTCCTTTTTCAATAGTTTAAAGCCTTGTATTAGATCCAAATTGTGGATGGAGACACATTTTGATAGAGTATTAGGGTTTGTTGCACAAGAACAAACACATCAAAAATAAACAACTAAGGGGCCACACAACATTTACACTCAAAAGGCAAAAAGAGTAGTGCATTATAAGGGCTATCAAAACCATCTTGCACCAACATAACCGACACAATCGAGCCTCGCAAAACTTGAAACTGAAGCAGGCATCACCAGCAGCCCCTTACCATGTACTACACAATGAGCTATCAGAAAAGTAAATGAGAATTTGACTTCTCAACCATGTGGAGAAAAGGACAGGCTAACAATATTGATACCATTTGTCATTTTATTGGATACACTCAACAGTCTAGATAATTTAGCTATACATTATActagattaaatattaattgataaaatatatgagtTGATTAGGCTAGATTAGATATTCAATTTGTAAATTCTATGAGGTATATtactacatttttattatttttaaatgagaacTAAGCATATTAACATGTCATtacaaaaaaaagtataaatctttattcattattaataaaaggaattttttttttcaaaatataagtttttccctagagaagaaagaagaccgTGCTTCAACAAAGTCACGTGTAACTCACTACTATTCAATTTAGAATCTACTTTCAGAATTAAAACTtgaatatttgtataaaaatatgaGGGAGGAAATGTGTAAAGTCACTCTCAAATTAGTTATTGAAGTTCTATTTTTTATGCTTACGTGATTCAAGTAGCGTATATAATTGTGAGAGGGTCAAGGGAGTAAAAGGGTCATCGGTCTTCAATCGGCTTTCTCAGCACCCCTACGGTCACCTCATGAGAAGAGTCCGAGTTTAAGGAGGTTATGTGTTGTACTATTTATGTCATTAATGGTAGATGGAGAGCTCCAAAAAGGGGTTGGTTCTCGACTAGACTCCGTTCCAAAACCAAATGAGAGAGAGGTCTCTGGTAGACACAACTTAGGCAACAAACTAGGTCCTGAGTGGTGCATTCGAAAACTCGTGTGATCTAAGCTCAAACATTTGCAGTAGTGGTAGGCGTCAAAAGGCGGACTGTTTGGGTAGACTAGAGAAATACAATTCATTTTATACCCAAAtcttttgaatttcaaacattGGAGCGTGCCCCAGAGTTATAGTTATCTCAACGAAAAAAGAAGAACAATTGAGGTAGACTTAAACTAATTAAAGCTATTATGTCAGGATTTTCAGACGTTGTCTTGGAACTGAGGGCGTCTCAGACCTAATTAGGGCATGGCGTATTTTAGTATGGCTTTAATTCTTGAGAAAGATATGTTACTCTATGtaacaaatttaaaacaacATATATCATGCCAATTTATAAGTGTGTTAAATCCTTAGTCGAGGAATGAATCCGACAACTTGTTTGTCGGTTAATATTAATAATCCACATGTTGTTGCACCCAAACACATCATAAGACCCCACGTAGATATGGAGagtatattgtttttattgtttgaaATGCTAATAAATATGTGAAATCATAATCTTTTTAGTTGAACGGGTAATGATCTTGGGGAATTTATTGAGTTCGATGAGATCACTCAATTATTGT
Proteins encoded:
- the LOC124912038 gene encoding mitochondrial import receptor subunit TOM9-2-like gives rise to the protein MASQGGKKRLSISRSSSSDSEGGILSRVSSAVSQSPIVYRGKQAASDAGYVAKRLLMSTGKAAWIAGTTFLILIVPLIIEMDREQQLNELDLQQASLLGTPGPPK